In the genome of Neodiprion fabricii isolate iyNeoFabr1 chromosome 4, iyNeoFabr1.1, whole genome shotgun sequence, the window TGACCAACCAAATATCACTCGATTAAGTCAAGTTTGTGCATTTTTCAGGTATCCTAAAATAGAATGAAGTTGAAGCTGGTAACAGTAAAATAatgatatattgaaaataataatcaatattcaattcaataatgACTTTGCAGGTGGTAGAAATTTTAgaatgcggttttttttttgcttttttatgcAGTTACACTGAATTTCAGTCACTTCTGACCCtctgaaaaatgtagaataatGACGTTTCCTAAAAATACATTGTTGCGTTATTGTTACCAACTTAAACCTCATAAAATAGAGGCATATGAGGCATTGTAATGTCAAAACTGTGTATTTGCAACtatgaattttcatgaattttcaatattattgattttaaaaagaCATTGcacattccaaattttctacaaaactGAATATACACTGCGAATCCTGAGATATCCAAcaacaatttattaaattgttaATATTTCCCAAGCAGAAAGATATCTGATGGTATTGGCTCAGGTGTTCTAATAGTGTCGTGAGTGAAGCAAAGATCAAAGGGAAGCCAAGTTACATACGACCTGAAAAAACTACTACGATGTAGCATATTTGATGCAGTTTAATAATGTTGATTTCATCCAGGTACCAAACACAAGTAGGGGGATAAAATAAAGCACACGCACGACTAGCTAGAGAGTTGGGGGGAGGGGATAGGTAGATAGGTGGAGCAGGTTACATTGTAAGATCAATTAGAGGGAATTATCCCTACCCCTTAGCCCTCCACAAAAGGGGAGCCTTATAAGCTCTACTGAGCTTTGAAACCTTCTATCCAGATCATAGATGAAGCACCTGGTGCGTGTACTATTGATGGTATTCCATTTAATTAGAAGACTAAATTGATACACAGAGTGCATGGAGGGACTGCACACCCTCCTACTTGAAAAAAGTCTCATTCGCACAGGTGGATCCGAAgttttccaatcaattttgTCTGCAAGGAACGATGTTGccaattttatatatatatatatatatatgaataaatctaTTGTGCATTGtggaaatagttttttttttcttaattttttggtagctaacaaattatatttgattatgaaatattcaagCAGGGACAAATCCATTATTTTCCGATGCCctaatgagtaaaaaaaattcctggTAATCAAAGTAATAATTGGaggaaagattttttgaaatgatataatgtaagatttttatatcaaagaaattcaatcatAAATTTTGGGCACAAGGGTGTTGTCCTGGTAACAACTAACACCTTTATTAGAATCGTAGAGTAACACTCAAGACTACGATGACACTCTACTGCCTAAGGGAGGAAAAACAACCCCATCTTCGTAATGTTAGCGGTAGTTTTCtgggaataataatatgaaacaATTCATTGATACGTAACTTATGTATTTCCTTGCATCATCATTTTTCAGCGTTTCTGCTACTTGTATATAATgttgtattatatgtacaacACAGAACTGACAAAGTGTAATATATTGATATTGTGAGAAGCGCATAGTGGAGTATCAGATAACGCATCTGGTATAATTAGGTAATTCAATCTACAATTTCCTTCGCTGGGAAAATGGTGACCAATTGAGCTGTGAAGTTCAGGACTCCTCATACAGGGAAAAAACCTTGCTTTCATATAAGAAAATCTGGTTCTGATTTACAGAACAAGCACCAtgcaatattttacaaattattcaattttaatatctTGAACTTAGAATCAATCAAGTGCTCTGAAGTATAAAATTACATTTGTATTCCAATAGTATGCAACAAAGTTATTTGGAAAAACGATGGAGAACCACTGACCCAGGCAACCATGTCCCAAGGCTACTACAGGTGACTCACGTTTCATCAAAACAGTACTCCATCTCCTGACCAGGAATTCTCTCTGTTTTTCTGCAGACACTGAGAGTATTGATTATGAGATATCTGGCATTAAAACAGATGATTAATTAAGCCAGTTAGAGATGTTCGCTTATAACTATAGTTTAGTTTTATCACAAAATCATCATGTCATGGTCATGTTAAACATCTTTTTCTCATCACTGAAAGCAATAGGTGTGAAAGTATCATTGTGTTTTGTAGAACTGAGGTTGCTTAAATATAATCGGACCCTTCTCTACGCTTGCCTACAATAGGAACTGACATGCTTGATGGACATTGATATTCATTGAGCAAGACATATAGCGAGGTATACAAGAGATCGGACAGGGTTTAATATACTGTTCACACGTGAAACTAAACACCATATAAAAGTAGCCATGTATTGctcaaattataaatttacaatcttCTTCAGTTTTATCAATGAGTTCATATGGTGATGGATTATTATTACGGATAAAATactaaatatttacaattaaaatataaattttataagttATCGAGCAGTATTATTAACCTTTGGTAAATGCAAAAAATGGTGCCACCAATTATCTGCTACTACAATTTTCAACAGTCTACTGTTTTATCCAATAAATTTTAGGGATGGTTGAATTGTAGTGTATAGACATACGCACAAGCTGAGGTGGTCTACATGACCTGACTGTTGGTTATCACATGGGGTAACAAAGGAGGGGTGCATGCAAGGTACCAGTCAAGCATAACAACCACCAGGTGCAGTTTAACAGTAAAGGGAAAGTTCAAACACGTCTACATTcatatgaggcattccatgccaattCGTTCCGCCGCCAACCCTCACCATCTCCgattttcattgaattgtattgtaatatttcaggGCTCGAAAAAGTAACCCctgaattatttcatattttttttaaccactgGTTGAAAAGTTGTCCTATTTTCACGCTAATTTATATCTCAACATCCATCACCTGTAAAAAGAAATCACtggtacaaaaatttatcgcgaATACGTGAAATGGAAGGAAATATTATTTACCGTTTTCGTTAGCGACttaatgcattttttttttttttttgcacaaataGTCTAAAATCGcgattttcatgaaactttcaccaaaaaatctttgtgaaaatacgaaatttttaaGACCTTGCAGAAGGTGGAGAGGTCTTTGGTTCAgaaattacaatgaaaaatggtttacaattaattgaGTACTGCATCAATTCAGGTAGGTACATAATTTTTTAGAACGTGTAATACAAATGCAGAAAAATCGTTTAACTACACAGATGAAACATATTAATTATGCGATAGATCAAACATCACGTCGTATATGTAATTATACGtgtacttttcatttttttgtttaccaaACAaaggaataattaatttgattcTGATAATTTCACTTGTAAGATATAACTCATTTCCGTAGGCATTTAGTTTAGGTAGGTACTCCCATATTATGCGTTTCCTTGACATTCGTTTGATTGTAACTTCTGAACCAAACATCTCTCCATCTTTGGGAAGGTCTTAAAAGTTAGGTGTTTCCACAAGAAATTCATGGTGCAAATTTCATTGAAGATTAAAGGTGGCCAACACCATGAAAATTGCGATTTTAGACtgtgtttgaaaaacaaaaagaatttatcAAGTCGCTTaaaaaatcggtaaaaaatatttccttccATTTCACGTTATCGCtatgaatttttgtattaaTGACTGTTTCGTACGACTGACGCATGGTGGGATATAAATTagtgtgaaaatgaaataactttttcaccggtggtcaaaaaaatctgaaataattcattggcTACTTTTTTGACCCCTCAAATACAATATTAAAGTTCAAGCCAAATCGAAGATGGTGAGGGTTGGCGGCAGGTctagttggcatggaataccccATATACTCATTCCTCCACCCTTGTTATTACCTAGAAATACGATTTAgttgtaaatattatgtatccataaaattattccaagcttaataataaatgaaaatgcaaACAGCTATATGGTATCATCAAGCATGTATTCGTTTGTAGAATTAAACTATCTATTCTTACTCATTCAAGAATCTCTGAATTATAGTATATTGCATCGAAAGACTTAATAATCTGATATAGTAATATGTATAAGACGGTTTTAATTGAAACCCTGGTGGATTTGATCGGTATTCAATTCTATAGGCCAGAGGGTGGCATGGCgtgcgaaattgaaaaaactcaGTGGTGCATGTGATGCTGTAATGTGGCTTATGAATTTGCTAGGGTGCAGGAAAGAACGTATGATACCTGTAGTATGATGGGGTGAAAGTGAACCTAATAGAACTAGGCTAGACAAAAAATCACACTCCAGTGTACTCCTCTATTTCTCTGATCTTATATtgttgatttattattttattaattatttatttacttattgttACTTGTGGATAATTGAGGTCAATAGAAATACTGTCATATATTGCTTTCACTCAGGAGTGTGTACAATGTTCCAAGAAATGTTATGCACAGAgcttttatttaattcatGTATGTGTGAGATCtaagaatttcatttataaaaattataccgcattgcagtattggaaaaaaatatgaacaatgGTGCAACTCGATTAAATTATGACAAACAGATAAGAGCACCCTTAGCTTCAAAGATTAATGATTGTGATATTCaaggtagaatttttttaccttggCTCAATGACTTTGTCATTTTGTTCCATATTTCTCGAAGTTGCACCGATTATTTGTGTaacgaatttttgtaaaactttCTTAGTTGATTATTAATAGTTTAAAACAACTGAACAACCAAATCTGTATTATTGGAAGGTTTTTAAAATAGGAAAATATAATGACAGGGTAAACTTGCTGGTGAGCATAAACTCTGGTCATTGAAGCTACTTATACAAAGAATTAAGGATAATGGGACCGATTCCGAAAATTGCACCACCTTTACAGAAGACCGATAGACCAAGCGTAAAGTTGTCCGAAAACAGGGTAATTGATAGAAAATAccagaaacgaaaaaactgGCATGCAATTATGCAGCCATCTTAACTACACAATCAATCGGTCGCACCTGTTTTCATGAATGACGAATAAACTTGTGATTGCTAGCCTGCCGGCTTTCCTGACAGGTGTCTTAATGTCGTCCAGGATTCCTCGGTGCTGACCCTGCAAATCACCGTGGAAACGAACTGAAATATGCACGCTAGAATATTGTTGACGACGAGCAGCGGATTGTCAGTTGTCTGCTGCTGCGGTCGCCTTGGCTACGGCATCACACGCCGCTGAACTACCCGTCCGAATCCCCTCGTTTTTCGGTTTAACTCGCACCATGTTTGTTCATTGTACCCAAAAATAATCACATCTAAACTAGGAACGGCGAACTTATTTTCAGCCTTGTACTCCTCCCTGCGGCTTCTcgaaaattactgaaaatttatacgGAATCTCTATTGCTAGGGAACTGCTTTCCTACGCTTGGACTAATGTTCCTACGCGCGGCGGACTACACCAACCGCGTAACAGCAGGCAGCAATGGGTTCGACTCCTAATTCTCGGCTTCCGTGACAGGTGTTTCGAGCTCTCGAATTCGTCTTCGGTTTTCTTCcacttttattttgttcttaAATTCAATACAGCTCAATTGTGCAAGCACCGCGGTTGCTCGGCGTATACAGTTGGCCGTTATtgacgataaattttattctagTTAATCACGCTATAATTTCTGACGCGCCTAGCCATATATGGATTCGAAATCAGGAAGATGATTTACAAGAGAAATTAGTCAATAAAAATACTCACCGTAGGTGATTTGGGAATTTGTCGCAATACAATGAACAGCGGATCGATTTTTGGGATGATAACGAATCGCTGTGACGATACGGCGTCCTTCGTTTGGCCTGACAATGAACCTCGAAGTTCCATACCTATTATTACCTTCACTTTGccaattcattattatttaattagaCTATTTGCAAGATTTAATTATTAGACATGTATCCCAGAGCTACGGTATCTACGAGacgattattatttactaCTTTATTGATTCGCCGTCATCCTCGGATGCAAGAAAAATACGCTTTATgatcgaaaaaaacaaatgctACCTAAAACAATCGGTACCCGCCAACAATTTGAAACTATTTCTCCGTTGCGGCACTGCTCGACATCCGGTCACATCTTTTTCCGGTTTAAACATAAGATTATAAGATAACAGACATAACACATACCGGTAGATCTCATACGTCACTTGTCACGATTGTCACTCGATTCCACACAGTTCACTATACTACGTTTACTGCAGGTTGATGTTTGTAACTGTGTGGCGTACTTTGGCGTAGTGTTTCATACTTGTcaatcaaaaatcaaaatgatgaCATCTTCGGAAACAGACATTGATGCGCTCGATGAAAAAACTATGGAAGATTCGGCCGTTCTTCAAGTCAGTTCGATGGCTGCAGGAGGTTTGGTGAAACAAGAAAGTCGCGACACAGATTTTCTCTCCAATTACAGTACTTCGATCGAAGGATCTGTGGTTAGTATAACCTACAATATTAACTTATGATCATATGATGCTTATGATTCGTAAAAACTATTAGGCAATTAAAACGTCAACATTGCAGAACAATAATATTCATGCAGTTGAATGATCTCTTCTCGGGTACAAGAATATTTTaaagaaatgatgaaaattggcAAAAGGCGTAGCGAATATTCGGCCGCTAACTAGTAGCCCAGAAAGATATATCCAACTAATTCTTAATGCAACATATGACCATAGCGTAATCaaacttaattatttttcattcaggTAGCATCTCCATCCATCGAtagtttttcaactttacCAGAACAAGAAATATCAGATTTCCCCATTGACTCTCGGGATCTACAGGTGAAAGTAGATAATCCTCAAAAGCATCTTGAAACCTTGGAGACATTCATCACATTCCGCGTTACAACAAGGGTATGCAGAATATATTGATTACAATATATGGACAAATTACCATTTATAGTGAACAGAGTTTAGATCGCTTTGTTGAGACAAGTATCGGCACGGTATGTAGACACATGTATTTACAGTTGGGAAATGTGATAATTAGAGAGCTTACCTCATTGCATTTAGCACTGTAAACGTTTTTACATTAGGGTCACTTTCATCTTGTTTATGAGACATGTAAAACTAATGTTCCAAAACTTTTTGAGcgataaatttgattttagaATACACACTGTGTTATTTTACGTATttgttaatattaaatttcattaaaaaaaaagtatagtaCTAATCTAAACATTTACTAGATTTTCAAACATGCATGgcaattgaattttcagaCATCACGTCCTGAATTTGAAGAAACTGAGTATGTCGTGCGCCGTCGTTACAATGATTTCATTTGGTTACGTCAGAAACTTGTCGACACCTACCCAACACACATTATACCTGTAAGTGCTCATTTATAACACTACATACTCATAACGTATATATTAATTAAGCATACGTATTCTAAATGATAGTTCACACTTATAGCCAATGCCGGGTAAACACACGCTGTTGGCACAGCTAGATCGTTACTCAAAGGAATTTATAATGGCTCGAATGAAACTTTTACACGGATTTCTAAACCGTGTAGTGAACCATCCAATTCTAAGCtctgaaaaaagtttatacatttttctgaCTGCTAAACCAGCTGTACgtattgtcaaaaaaataatttcaaagatACTAAACAATTTTACCTATGAAAATTACTGATGTTTATACTTTTCAACAGGAATTCTCTATCCATCGAAAATCCCGCAGTAATGTCCTCGTAAAAATGACTGATTCCCTGCAAAATATGGCTAATATGTACACAATGAAACAGCGGCATCTTGAATTTGAACAGGTGCGAGATTATTGCGTGGCATTGGCTGATAAACTATCAACTATAGACAAAATTAGCCACCGAATTCAGAAAGAAAGACAAGGTAGagttcaatttttacacatttgAATCTCAGAAGATACATATTCTGTTTAGAAGCATGTAGAATTAGATAAATTATATCATCTGGCTActaatttttcgctttttaCTGTTGAACAGAATATCTGTTGGAGTTACATCAGTTACATCCAATATTTACCCTATGGGCGACATCTGA includes:
- the LOC124179749 gene encoding sorting nexin-30-like, producing the protein MMTSSETDIDALDEKTMEDSAVLQVSSMAAGGLVKQESRDTDFLSNYSTSIEGSVVASPSIDSFSTLPEQEISDFPIDSRDLQVKVDNPQKHLETLETFITFRVTTRTSRPEFEETEYVVRRRYNDFIWLRQKLVDTYPTHIIPPMPGKHTLLAQLDRYSKEFIMARMKLLHGFLNRVVNHPILSSEKSLYIFLTAKPAEFSIHRKSRSNVLVKMTDSLQNMANMYTMKQRHLEFEQVRDYCVALADKLSTIDKISHRIQKERQEYLLELHQLHPIFTLWATSEPELNPILTAIAKAIENNAVAHQVVLDSFPSDMREYLAYIDAVRDTLVRRDSMQIEYEMTVDDLAKKRQEKDQLTGVGASSSNSPGWGGSLWKGESRDEKLEKIGQSIPRLGKKVELLQDRVECANENLRSDLERWNKEKRSDLKTMLISMADQQILHYQHCMNAWEEVLSGLKLDNRTEINLGPSIKVPA